A window of Roseiflexus castenholzii DSM 13941 genomic DNA:
TCACGCCCCTCGCCTCACGCCTCGCGCATCGCCACAAATGCGAGATAAATCTCGCGCGACGCCTTTGCCGGGCCCTTCGCCTCTCTCGCCTCACGCCCCTCGCCTCTCGCCTCGCGCCTCTCATACCAATGACCGGTGACCATCCGGCATGGTCACCTCGAGCAGCGCGAGGGGTCTGGCGCGACCCGCTGAGATTCCTCGCTGCGCTCGGAATGACCCGTCGCTGCGCTCGGAATGACAAGTCGCTGCGCTCGGAATGACCCGTCGCTGCGCTCGGAATGACACGCATACGGCATCTTCAAGCGTCATTGGTATCACCCCTCGCCTCGCCCCTGCGCCGCTCGCCTCACGCCCCTCGCCTCGCGCCGCTCGCCTCGCCACAAATGCGAGATAAATCTCGCGCTACGCCTTTGCCAGGCCCTTCGCCCCGCGCGCCTCGTCCCTCTCACCTCACCACAAACGCGAGATAAATCTCGCGCGACGCCTTTGCCGGGCCCTTCGCCTCTCTCGCCTCGCGCCTCGCCCCGCGCGCCTCGCCCCGCGCGCCTCGCCCCTCTCATACCAATGACCTGTGACCATCCGGCATGGTCACCTCGAGCAGCGCGAGGGGTCTGGCGCGACCCGCTGAGATTCCTCGCTGCGCTCGGAATGACAAGTCGCTGCGCTCGGAATGACCCGTCGCTGCGCTCGGAATGACAAGTCGCTGCGCTCGGAATGACAAGTCGCTGCGCTCGGAATGACCCGTCGCTGCGCTCGGAATGACAAGTCGCTGCGCTCGGAATGACACGCATACGGCATCTTCAAGCGTCATTGGTATCACCCCTCGCCTCGCCCCTGCGCCGCTCGCCTCACGCCCCTCGCCTCGCGCCGCTCGCCTCGCCACAAATGCGAGATAAATCTCGCGCTACGCCTTTGCCAGGCCCTTCGCCCCGCGCGCCTCGTCCCTCTCGCCTCACCACAAACGCGAGATAAATCTCGCGCTACGCCATTGCCGGGCCCTTCGCCTCTCTCGCCTCGCGCCCCGCCCCGCGCGCCTCGCGCCTCACGCCTCTCGCCTCGTCCCTCTCGCCTCTCGCTCCGCCCCTCGCGCCTCGCGCCTCGCGCCTCGTCCCTCTCACCTCGCGCCTCACCACAAACGCGAGATAAATCTCGCGCGACGCCATTGCCGGGCCTCGCGCCTCGCGCCTCACCACAAACGCGAGATAAATCTCGCGCGACGCCATTGCCGGGCCCCCTCGCCTCTCGCGCCTCGCGCCTCACCCCGCGCGCCTTGTCCCTCTCGCCTCGCGCCTCACCACAAATGCGAGATAAATCTCGCGCTACGCCCCGCGCGCCTCGTCCCGCGCGCCTCACCCCTCTCGCCTCTCGCCTCCCGCGTCTCGCCTCATCCCAGGCACACCGCCGAGCGACCACGCCTGCGTCACACTGCGTTCAATGGCGCGCGCCAGAACCTCGGCAGCGATGGCGCCAAGCGGCAACACCCCCGGTGACGCGCGCCTCCCGGTAGCGAGCACAAAGACGGTATCGCCATCGAACGGCGTATGCACCGGGCGAATTGTTCGCGCCAGCGCATCCTGCGCCATCTGCGCCACCTTCGTCGCTTCCGCTTTCGTCAGACGCGCATCGGTCGCAATCACCGCCAGGGTGGTATTCTGCCCTTCCGATGCCGCCGACCACAGCAACGCCGGACCTGCGCCACGTAGCAGCGCCATTGCATCGACGAACGAACCATCGTCAGCGCGCGCCCCCGCCAGCAGACGACCACTCCGCTCATCGTACACATCGCCAAACGCATTGCAAACCGCCAGCGCACCCACGACCACGCCATCCACCAGGCGTTCGCTCCACGTACCGACGCCGGATTTCATCGCGTACTGCATGCCACGAATTTTCCCTACCGTCGCGCCAATGCCTGCGCCGACACATCCCTCGCTCACCGACGCGCCGGCAGCGCTACACGCCGCATACCCCATCGCAGCATCGGGGAAACGATCTGCGTCGCCAATCGCAAGATCGAAGATCACGGCAGCCGGCACGATTGGCACCGGACGAACCCCGGTCGGGAAACCAATTCCCTGTTCAGAGAGCCACTGCACCACACCGGTGGCTGCCGCCAGACCGAAGGCGCTCCCGCCACACAGTGCCACGGCATGCACCATATCGACGGTTGCAACCGGCGCGAGCAGATCGGTCTCGCGCGTCCCTGGAGCGCCGCCACGAACATCCACTGCACCGACCGCCCCTTCGGGCGCGAGCACAACTGTACACCCGGTCAACGCTGCACCGTCCTGTGCGTGCCCCACCAGAACACCCGAAACATCGGTTATCGAAGGACTCATGGCTATTGACTGTTGAGAATAGTCTCAAACATCCGTTCCCAAACCTCGAAGGGCTGCGCACCCACCAGCAATTGCCCATTAATGAGGAATGACGGCGTACTGCGAACGCCTGCCCGCTGCGCTGCCTGAATATCCTCCTGGATGCGCGGTCCGTGACGATTGCTCTCGACACACTGTTGCACCTGAGCAGTATCGAGATTCAACTCATCGGCATACTTCAGGAACGTGCGAAAATCGCCAGCATCGCCCGATGCCCATTCCCGTTGCTCCATGCCCGCAAAAATCCGATTATGCATCTCCCAGAACGCGCCCTGATCACCGGCGCAGTTAGCGACGTGCGCCGCAAGCAGCGCTCCCGGATGGATGCTCATGAGCGGGAAATCGCGATAGACGAAGCGCACCTTGCCCGTACTGACATATCGCTCCTCGATGAGCGGTCGGACCTCGCGCGAGAACGAGGCGCAGAAGGGGCATTGAAAATCACTGAACTCCACTACGACAATTGGCGCGTCTGGATCGCCCATTGTGCGCGGATCACCATCAAAGGACGGAGCACGCTCAGGAACATCGGTTGGCGCCGGAACCGGCGTCACACCAGATGGACGAGGTCGCTCGCTATCGGTCGGACGCACGACAACAGTCTGGCGTGTTGCGGTAGGCAGCGCCACAACCGCCTGGCGAGTTACAGAAGGAGGATCGATTGCCTGCGGCGCTTCGGGACCACACGCAACCAGCAGCGCCAGCGCAATCAGCAACAGTGCGGCATACAGCGCGCCTGTACGCAGGCGACGATGATCGTCTGGCAGCATATTATCGTTCATACAGTTGCGCATGCTCGGTTTCGACACGCTGGCGATAACTGGGGCGTTGCAACACACCCGTGCCATCATCGCCACAATAGGGACAGATGCTCCAGGCAAGGTCGATGACGCGACCACACGAGCCGCAACGGCGACGCAGCGCCGTCTGGCAATGGGGGCAGAGAATAAAATCCGGTTCGACAGGTCGCTGGCATGTCGGGCAGACGTGGGGGTCTTCGAGATTGCGGCGCAGATACTCTTCTTCGAGCATCCGTTCATATTTTTGTGTCAGCGTCTGGCGTGGGCGCAAGATCAAGTGCAGTAAGACGCCACCAAACGGCAGCACCAGAGCCAGCGTCACCGCCAGCACCTGCACCGCCACATCCTCGCTTCGGCTATGAATATCGCGGTACGTCCACAACACCGATGCTGCCCAGAGCAGGATCAGGTACGCCAGCAATATCCACGCCAGCACCGACACGAGCGGCGCAACATTGGCAATAATTCCACGAATATCCAATACCCTTGCTCCTCACATTCTCAGAGAGGGAAAATTCATCGCGTCGCTCACCCTGACGCCTGACATCCATTCAGCGAGGCTCTGATGGCGTCAGGCGACGCACGTCAGCAGCGCGCAAGACAAAAACGGTCGCGCCACCAACCTGCACCTCCACCGGCGTTGGCGGATAGAACTCGCCCGACTCCGCAACCGGCGGCAACGGCGACACATACCGCGTCCGCGTATAACAGTGTTCACGCACAATCTTCAGAATCGGGTCCACCTGATAATCCTCGGCAGCAATCAGGAGAGTCACATTCCCTTCGCGCAGAAATCCGCCCTCGCTGCTGATGCGAGTCACCCGATGGCCGGCCGCCGTCAGCGCCTCGATCAGGTCCCCGGCATCCTGCCGTTGCACAACGGCGATGATCAGTTTCATACGACACCCTCAAGAGTACGGCACGGCTTCCAACTGCGGAATCGACGCCAGATACGGCTCGACAATCGCCGCGATCTGCTCTGCCAGCGCCTCGATCGACTGCCGTGCATCAAGCACCCGCCAGCGCTCAGGGTCCTGGGCAATCAACGCGCGGTACCCCGCTTCCACCCGTTGATGATACTCCAGTTCTCGCGCATCAAGGCGGTTCCATTCCTGATCGACGCCGCGCTGACCCATCAGACGCGCGCCGGGATGCTTCCGGCGTTTTCGTTCCAGTCCGTCTTCGGCGCTGATGTCGAGATAAAACGTAATATCAGGGCGCAGGCCACCCGTCGCCGCCGCAGTAATCGTGCGCAACTCCGCCAGATCGCGCCCCAGCCCATACCCCTGGTAGGCATAGGTCGAATCGGCATACCGGTCGCACAGCACAATGCCGCCCTGTTCCAGGTACGGACGAATGACCTCGCTGACGAGTTGCGCCCGCGCTGCCGAAAAGAGCAATGTTTCGGTCGTTGGCGCCATCTCGGTATGCTGGAGGTCCAGAACGATCCGGCGGATCAGGTCACCGATCCGCGTCCCCCCCGGCTCTCGCGTCAGAATGACCGGATAGCGACGCGCGTACAACGATTCATAGAGCAACCGCGCCTGCGTGCTTTTGCCGCTCCCTTCAGGACCCTCAAATGTAACGAAGAGGCTCATCGATCATCGCCGATCATGGTGCAGCCCTAACGAAAGATTTTCACCCGACGATTCGGCTCGCGCCCGCGACTTTCCGACTGGAGATTGTACCGTTCCGCCATCTGATGCTGCAAACGGCGAACGTAGCTGCTCTGCGGCTGTAATTCGACCGACGAACGCTCACCGTTCAGCACCTGCGTAATCGCAGTTTCAACCTCCAGCAAGGCTTCCGTCATCGCCTCATCGTCGTCGCGCTCAGCAGAGCGTTGGGCGCCATTGTCGTTCAGACTGATATTGAACACATCAGCCAGTTGACGCTCCATCTGCGCCAGGGTATTGTTGCGCAACACATAAACCGGCACACCGCGCTCTTCCGCCTGACGCACGCGCTGCGCCCCCTGGCGATAGTAATTTTTCAACGTCATAACCATCGTCGCTTCGCCCATATCGCGCACAATCGTCGCCGGCACATGCAGTGTGGCAATCGCCCGCTCCAGGCGATCGCGACTGACGCCAAACGGATAGATGCGCTGCGGCGCCATGCCAGCCTGCGTCGGTGCGAGCATCGCCGACGAGCGCGCGCCCCGCTCCCCGCGCTCACGCCCGCCGCCACGCCGCATGCCCGGCATCGTCTGAATATGCTGCTCGACGGCGGAGACCGAAACGACCTCAATCTGACCATCGGCAGCGCGGCGGCGCACCTCGGCGCGCGGCGACTCGGCGCGCAAGAGGTTATCGACGGCGCTTGCAACATCGGGATAGACCGTCACCTGATCCCAATTCTGAATTTCGACCAGGATATCGAACGTTGGCGGCGCCTTGCGTTCGAGCACCGTCTTCTGCGTCCCGCGACGGCGCGCCTCCTCATCGCCAAGCGTCACTGCCTGAATACCGCCGATCAGGTCCGAAAGGGTTGGGTTCGACAGCAGGTTTTCGAGCGTCTGACCATGCGCCGTGCCGATCAACTGCACGCCACGTTCCGCAATGGTACGCGCTGCCAACGCCTCGAGTTCTGTGCCGATTTCATCGATGACGATCACTTCCGGCATATGATTTTCGACCGCCTCGATCATCACCGCATGCTGTTCCGACGGGCGCGGCACCTGCATACGACGCGCCCGACCGATGCCGGGATGCGGAATATCACCATCGCCCGCAATCTCATTCGACGTATCGACAATCACCACGCGCTTGCGCAGCTCTTCTGCCAGCACCCGCGCCGTTTCACGCAGCATGGTAGTTTTGCCGACGCCCGGACGACCCAGAAGGAGCACGCTCTTCCCAGACTCGATCAGATCGCGCAGAATGGTAATTGTGCCAAAGACCGCACGCCCCACGCGGCATGTCAACCCGATCACGCGCCCCGTGCGATTGCGAATTGCCGAAATGCGGTGCAGTGTGCGCGGAATCCCGGCGCGGTTGTCCTCACCGAAGGCGCCGATGCGGGCAATCACGTAGTCGATATCTTCCTGGGTCACTTCGTGGTTGCTCAGAAAACGTTCGTGGTTGCGGTAGCGCGCTTCCGGAAGGCGCCCAAGATCCATAATCACTTCCAGCAGGTCCTCCTGATCGTCGGGACCCGCCTCAATTGCCTGACGGATAGGCGGCGGAAGCGTCTCGAGAAGCAATTCGATATTGCTGGTAATATCCCGTTGTATTGCCATAGAGTCGTCCATCCTCACATCGAGAGGAAATGGTTGGTATCGGCGGGTGAGTCTCCGGACTTTCGAGCACCGGTGCGAGGATTGATCGTCGCGCGGCGACGGTTGTGTGTTTACAGAACAGCGTCTGTTCGGCGACCGGCTGAAAACCGAGATCGCCCGCAGGAAGAAACAATTCTTGCTGATACTCGCGCAGCATCAGGTAGACCGGCAGCGCATCGTGAATCTGCGCTAATCCAAACCGCAACACATCAGTCGTCTGTTCACGCGCCTCCGGTCGGATCAGCAGCGAGAAGACATGGCCGACCGGACCAGTCGTGCGGTGCAAATATGCCGTCATCCGGTCACCGGCGCCGAGCACCCAGGCATTCCGATAGGGGCGACGCCAGGCGCGATCAAGCGGCAACATCCACGAGCGCGCATCGCGCGCCTCAACGTGTTGCACCTGCCGGGGAGTGACCGCGCCATACAGTTTATGGATCGCCCACACATCGTGGTTCGACTGCGGGCGCATCGGCGCCAGCGTCGTCCCCTGATCCCAATCGGGTCCATCGAGGCGCAGGACCGTCTGCTGCGCATAGCCGATGAATCCCAACTGGCGAAAAATCTCGCGCAATTCGTCGTGGCGGTGCGGCAGCGCCGCGTAAATCCGCTGCACCCGCGCCGTGCCAACCTCCGCACACAACGACTCGAGCAGGCGAAACCACACATCCGGATCGGTTGGATGCCCATTGCCGCCGCCATACGACGCCATCAGCGCAACATCGTGCTCAGGGCGTCCGCGCCGCCCAAGCGACTGCACCACCGCGCTCAGCGCGCCCTCGCGATACACGAACGTCGCGCAATCCTGCGCACTCCCTTCCAGCCAGCAACGCAGGGCGAACCAGAAGGGGCGGTGCGGCAACACCAACATCGCCTCATTGAACAGCGCCACCTGGCTGCGCGGTTTTCGTCTCAACGTCCAGATGTCGCTCAGCGTCACCGGTCGGATCATGGACATTCCCCAACGCCGGACAGCGCCTCACATCTCCAGAAAATAGCGGTGCATTCGTTCATCCGATGTCAATTCTGGATGAAAACAGGTCGCCAGCATATTCGCCTGGCGCGCAGCGACGACGCGCCCATCTTCGAGTCGCGCCAGCGGTGTCACATCGTCGCCCAAATCCTCGAGCACCGGTGCGCGAATGAACACCATCCGCAGCGACTCGCCGCCCAACGCTTCGACCGGCAGATCGATCTCGAAACTTTCGAGCTGACTACCAAAGGCATTGCGCCGCGCCGTCACCGCCATCAGGCGCAACGACGGCTGATCGGCGCGCCCATCAGCGATGCGCTGCGCCATCAGAATCGCGCCAGCGCACGTCCCCCAGATCGGCATCCCCTCGCGCACACGCGCGCGCAGCGGCTCGATCAACCCATACATCGCCAGCAACTTGCCGATCGTGGTGCTTTCGCCGCCGGGAATGATCAACCGCTCGACCCGGTCGAGATGTTTTGGCAACCGCACCTGGAGGGTCGGCGCGCCAATGCGCCGTAGCATCTCTTCGTGCTCGCGGAAATCCCCCTGAAGCGCCAGAATTCCTACCGTCATAGACGATTCATCTGGCAGTGGTGCAGGGGCGCTGCACCCTGCGATCCTGCTACCAGCCACGCCCCGCCATCAACTGATCGCGCGGAATCTTGCCGATCTCGATTCCCACCATCGCCTCGCCAAGCCCACGGCTGACTTCGGCGATGATCTCCGGTTCGTTATAGTGCGTCGTTGCAGCAACGATAGCGCGCGCGCGCCGCGCCGGATCGCCCGACTTGAAGATGCCCGAACCGACAAACACGCCATCCACACCCAACTGCATGAGCAACGCTGCATCGGCAGGCGTTGCGATGCCGCCAGCGGCAAAGTTCACGACCGGCAACCTCCCGCTCTCCGCCACCTGGCGCACCAATTCGTATGGCGCCTGGATGTTCTTGGCATAGGTAAAGAGTTCGTCTTCATCCATCGTTTGCAGGCGGCGAATTTCGCTATAGACCGCGCGCGCATGGCGCACCGCCTCGACGACATTTCCCGTGCCGGCTTCACCCTTGGTGCGCAACATCGCGGCGCCTTCCGCCACGCGGCGCAATCCTTCGCCCAGGTTGCGGCAGCCGCACACAAACGGGATGCGGAACTTGTGCTTGTTGATGTGATGCTCTTCGTCCGCCGGCGTCAGCACTTCACTCTCGTCGATATAGTCGATCCCCAGCGCCTCTAAAACCTGCGCCTCGACAAAGTGCCCGATGCGTGCTTTCGCCATCACCGGAATAGTGACTGCTTCTTTGATTGCCAGAATAAGCTCCGGGTCGCTCATCCGCGCCACACCGCCCTGCGCCCGAATATCGGCAGGAACCCGCTCCAGCGCCATTACCGCCACTGCGCCAGCTTCTTCGGCAATCCGCGCCTGCTCCGGCGTCACTACGTCCATGATGACGCCGCCCTTGAGCATCTGTGCCAGGCCGACCTTTGTCGTCCAGGTCGACTTATCCATGGGTCCGACTCCTTGTCCAGCGACCAACATGCATTGTCTGGTCTGTACTGCCACGATTGCAAGCGATATCACCCATTATTGTACCATAGATTATTCATCGTCGCGGACCGGAAAGGCAAGAGGTCAGGAGCGATGTCCGGCGCCCCTGACCTCCCGTTGCCGACAATCACGCGGTCACTCGACCTTTACTGCCCGAAGCGCTCCGCCACCGCATCCCAGTTGACCGTATTCCACCAGGCGTCGATGTAGTCGGGGCGGCGATTCTGGTACTTCAGATAATAGGCGTGCTCCCATACATCAACTCCCAGAATTGGCATATGCCCTTGCATGAGCGGGCTATCCTGGTTGGCGGTGCTGTAAATGTGGAGTTTGCCTTCCTTATCCTTCACCAGCCATGCCCACCCGCTGCCGAAACGTTTGACGCCCGCATCCTTAATCTTCGCCT
This region includes:
- a CDS encoding zinc ribbon domain-containing protein — its product is MDIRGIIANVAPLVSVLAWILLAYLILLWAASVLWTYRDIHSRSEDVAVQVLAVTLALVLPFGGVLLHLILRPRQTLTQKYERMLEEEYLRRNLEDPHVCPTCQRPVEPDFILCPHCQTALRRRCGSCGRVIDLAWSICPYCGDDGTGVLQRPSYRQRVETEHAQLYER
- a CDS encoding DsbA family protein, with the protein product MNDNMLPDDHRRLRTGALYAALLLIALALLVACGPEAPQAIDPPSVTRQAVVALPTATRQTVVVRPTDSERPRPSGVTPVPAPTDVPERAPSFDGDPRTMGDPDAPIVVVEFSDFQCPFCASFSREVRPLIEERYVSTGKVRFVYRDFPLMSIHPGALLAAHVANCAGDQGAFWEMHNRIFAGMEQREWASGDAGDFRTFLKYADELNLDTAQVQQCVESNRHGPRIQEDIQAAQRAGVRSTPSFLINGQLLVGAQPFEVWERMFETILNSQ
- a CDS encoding P1 family peptidase; the encoded protein is MSPSITDVSGVLVGHAQDGAALTGCTVVLAPEGAVGAVDVRGGAPGTRETDLLAPVATVDMVHAVALCGGSAFGLAAATGVVQWLSEQGIGFPTGVRPVPIVPAAVIFDLAIGDADRFPDAAMGYAACSAAGASVSEGCVGAGIGATVGKIRGMQYAMKSGVGTWSERLVDGVVVGALAVCNAFGDVYDERSGRLLAGARADDGSFVDAMALLRGAGPALLWSAASEGQNTTLAVIATDARLTKAEATKVAQMAQDALARTIRPVHTPFDGDTVFVLATGRRASPGVLPLGAIAAEVLARAIERSVTQAWSLGGVPGMRRDAGGERREG
- the pdxT gene encoding pyridoxal 5'-phosphate synthase glutaminase subunit PdxT, whose translation is MTVGILALQGDFREHEEMLRRIGAPTLQVRLPKHLDRVERLIIPGGESTTIGKLLAMYGLIEPLRARVREGMPIWGTCAGAILMAQRIADGRADQPSLRLMAVTARRNAFGSQLESFEIDLPVEALGGESLRMVFIRAPVLEDLGDDVTPLARLEDGRVVAARQANMLATCFHPELTSDERMHRYFLEM
- the pdxS gene encoding pyridoxal 5'-phosphate synthase lyase subunit PdxS, which translates into the protein MDKSTWTTKVGLAQMLKGGVIMDVVTPEQARIAEEAGAVAVMALERVPADIRAQGGVARMSDPELILAIKEAVTIPVMAKARIGHFVEAQVLEALGIDYIDESEVLTPADEEHHINKHKFRIPFVCGCRNLGEGLRRVAEGAAMLRTKGEAGTGNVVEAVRHARAVYSEIRRLQTMDEDELFTYAKNIQAPYELVRQVAESGRLPVVNFAAGGIATPADAALLMQLGVDGVFVGSGIFKSGDPARRARAIVAATTHYNEPEIIAEVSRGLGEAMVGIEIGKIPRDQLMAGRGW
- a CDS encoding R3H domain-containing nucleic acid-binding protein, with protein sequence MAIQRDITSNIELLLETLPPPIRQAIEAGPDDQEDLLEVIMDLGRLPEARYRNHERFLSNHEVTQEDIDYVIARIGAFGEDNRAGIPRTLHRISAIRNRTGRVIGLTCRVGRAVFGTITILRDLIESGKSVLLLGRPGVGKTTMLRETARVLAEELRKRVVIVDTSNEIAGDGDIPHPGIGRARRMQVPRPSEQHAVMIEAVENHMPEVIVIDEIGTELEALAARTIAERGVQLIGTAHGQTLENLLSNPTLSDLIGGIQAVTLGDEEARRRGTQKTVLERKAPPTFDILVEIQNWDQVTVYPDVASAVDNLLRAESPRAEVRRRAADGQIEVVSVSAVEQHIQTMPGMRRGGGRERGERGARSSAMLAPTQAGMAPQRIYPFGVSRDRLERAIATLHVPATIVRDMGEATMVMTLKNYYRQGAQRVRQAEERGVPVYVLRNNTLAQMERQLADVFNISLNDNGAQRSAERDDDEAMTEALLEVETAITQVLNGERSSVELQPQSSYVRRLQHQMAERYNLQSESRGREPNRRVKIFR
- the tmk gene encoding dTMP kinase, whose amino-acid sequence is MSLFVTFEGPEGSGKSTQARLLYESLYARRYPVILTREPGGTRIGDLIRRIVLDLQHTEMAPTTETLLFSAARAQLVSEVIRPYLEQGGIVLCDRYADSTYAYQGYGLGRDLAELRTITAAATGGLRPDITFYLDISAEDGLERKRRKHPGARLMGQRGVDQEWNRLDARELEYHQRVEAGYRALIAQDPERWRVLDARQSIEALAEQIAAIVEPYLASIPQLEAVPYS
- a CDS encoding cyclic-di-AMP receptor, whose amino-acid sequence is MKLIIAVVQRQDAGDLIEALTAAGHRVTRISSEGGFLREGNVTLLIAAEDYQVDPILKIVREHCYTRTRYVSPLPPVAESGEFYPPTPVEVQVGGATVFVLRAADVRRLTPSEPR